One window from the genome of Spirosoma rhododendri encodes:
- a CDS encoding ATP-dependent helicase, translated as MVDYISGLNDPQREAVMHGGGPLMIIAGAGSGKTRVLTYRIAHLIENGVDPFRILSLTFTNKAAGEMRHRIEKVVGTEARNIWMGTFHSVFAKILRIEAKAIGYTSNFSIYDTDDSKSLLRSIIKEMALDDKVYRANNVFGRISGAKNRLIGPDDYINNAVIQADDESARMPHIGRIYKQYATRCFAANAMDFDDLLFNTNVLFRDHLDILNKYQHKFQHVMVDEFQDTNVSQYLITRKLAAVHQNICIVGDDAQSIYAFRGANIENILNFQRDYGKENVKIVKLEQNYRSTDTIVQAANSIIARNKNQLEKRVFTANEAGPLIEVIKASSDNEEGRLVASSIFETKMNESLVNNDFAILYRTNAQSRAFEEALRKMSIKYRIIGGLSFYQRKEIKDLIAYLRFTVNQQDEEAFKRIINLPKRGIGDTTIAKLSVIAAENQDSIWGIVSDIGKFITGRSAIAIEGFADLIKSFMLLIDQKDAYEVASHIAKASGLLKELYDDKTVEGLARYENVQELLNAIKEFVDSPDNDDKSLSAFLQSVSLLTTADEKEEDGDNDKVTLMTIHAAKGLEFKNVHIVGLEEDLFPSQMMLESRNDLEEERRLFYVAITRAEKRLTVSYAETRYHFGRLKMCEPSRFLMEVDQKYLKLSKQRSAPSRMDFDRPERDRSESTSTGSMAFVRSLAQKTAQRQAPQPTVTHTPSADFAPTSTAELAAGQRVEHAKFGFGTVKTVDVNGTERKATIQFEKAGEKVLLLSFAKLRVV; from the coding sequence ATGGTTGATTATATTTCTGGATTGAATGACCCCCAGCGGGAGGCCGTCATGCACGGCGGTGGACCGCTTATGATTATAGCCGGTGCCGGTTCAGGGAAGACGCGCGTACTGACTTACCGCATCGCTCACCTGATCGAAAACGGCGTTGACCCCTTCCGTATCCTCTCGCTGACGTTTACCAACAAAGCTGCCGGCGAGATGCGGCACCGGATCGAAAAAGTAGTCGGCACCGAAGCCCGCAACATATGGATGGGTACGTTCCACTCGGTGTTTGCCAAGATTCTGCGGATCGAAGCCAAAGCGATTGGCTACACCAGCAACTTCTCTATCTACGACACCGACGACTCGAAATCACTGCTCCGCAGCATCATCAAAGAGATGGCGCTGGACGACAAAGTGTACCGCGCTAACAACGTGTTCGGGCGGATTTCGGGTGCGAAGAACCGGCTCATCGGCCCCGATGATTACATCAATAACGCCGTAATTCAGGCCGACGATGAATCGGCCCGGATGCCGCACATTGGCCGAATCTACAAGCAATATGCAACCCGGTGTTTTGCAGCCAACGCGATGGACTTCGACGATCTGCTGTTCAACACCAACGTGCTGTTCCGCGATCACCTGGACATTCTGAACAAGTACCAGCACAAGTTCCAGCACGTGATGGTCGATGAGTTTCAGGATACCAACGTGTCGCAGTATCTGATCACGCGCAAGCTGGCGGCCGTTCACCAGAACATCTGTATCGTCGGCGACGACGCGCAGAGTATCTACGCGTTCCGGGGGGCCAACATCGAGAATATCCTGAACTTCCAGCGCGACTACGGAAAGGAGAACGTTAAGATCGTGAAGCTGGAGCAGAACTACCGTTCCACCGATACCATCGTGCAGGCGGCCAACTCGATCATCGCCCGCAACAAGAATCAGCTCGAAAAGCGGGTGTTCACCGCCAACGAAGCAGGGCCACTGATCGAGGTTATCAAAGCGTCGTCGGACAACGAAGAAGGGCGACTGGTGGCCAGTTCGATTTTCGAGACGAAGATGAACGAGTCGCTGGTCAACAACGACTTCGCGATTCTGTACCGCACCAACGCCCAGTCGCGGGCGTTCGAGGAAGCCCTGCGCAAGATGAGCATCAAGTACCGTATCATCGGCGGTCTGTCGTTCTATCAGCGCAAAGAAATCAAAGACCTGATCGCGTACCTGCGCTTCACGGTCAATCAGCAGGACGAGGAAGCATTCAAGCGAATCATCAACCTGCCCAAGCGCGGCATCGGCGACACGACGATTGCTAAGCTGAGCGTGATCGCAGCCGAGAATCAGGATTCCATCTGGGGCATCGTATCCGACATCGGCAAGTTTATTACGGGCCGGTCAGCAATTGCAATTGAAGGCTTCGCCGATCTGATTAAGAGTTTTATGCTCCTGATCGATCAGAAAGACGCCTACGAAGTGGCTTCGCACATTGCTAAAGCGTCGGGGCTGCTCAAAGAATTATACGACGACAAAACCGTCGAAGGCTTGGCCCGGTACGAAAACGTACAGGAGTTGCTGAACGCTATCAAGGAGTTTGTTGACAGCCCAGACAATGACGACAAGAGCCTGAGCGCGTTCCTGCAATCGGTATCGCTACTGACCACGGCCGACGAGAAAGAGGAAGACGGCGACAACGACAAGGTGACGCTGATGACCATCCACGCGGCTAAGGGGCTGGAGTTCAAAAACGTGCATATCGTCGGGCTTGAGGAAGATCTTTTCCCAAGTCAGATGATGCTCGAAAGCCGTAACGATCTGGAAGAAGAACGGCGGCTGTTTTACGTTGCCATCACCCGCGCCGAGAAGCGACTAACGGTATCATACGCCGAAACGCGCTACCACTTCGGTCGGCTGAAAATGTGCGAGCCCAGCCGGTTCCTTATGGAAGTCGACCAGAAATACCTGAAGCTGTCGAAGCAGCGGTCGGCACCAAGCCGGATGGACTTCGACCGCCCGGAGCGGGACCGCAGCGAAAGCACGTCGACAGGATCGATGGCGTTTGTGCGGTCGCTGGCGCAGAAAACGGCGCAGCGGCAGGCTCCCCAGCCCACCGTTACCCACACGCCGTCCGCCGACTTCGCCCCAACCAGCACGGCTGAACTTGCCGCCGGTCAGCGGGTCGAGCACGCCAAGTTTGGGTTTGGCACGGTCAAGACCGTCGACGTAAATGGCACCGAACGCAAGGCTACGATTCAGTTTGAAAAAGCAGGTGAGAAAGTGCTGCTGCTTAGCTTCGCCAAGCTGCGGGTGGTCTGA
- a CDS encoding Uma2 family endonuclease: protein MIELATPAPVLPTNLRTVDEFEQWQQQYAHEGSYEFVRGRIVEKKEMKQAEYLILKFLTRLFVTTMAYAQGDELTPEMDSYVDDIRKRRPDLAYFTLAQILETGEGIRQRTQFAIEILSESESFQDVTEKVQDYFDAGAVLVWYILPVSRKIVVYTSADESKSYKGDTVVSAAPLLPDFQFIVSDLFA from the coding sequence ATGATTGAACTAGCCACACCAGCCCCCGTATTGCCGACAAATCTGCGGACTGTCGATGAGTTTGAGCAGTGGCAGCAGCAGTATGCCCACGAAGGCAGCTACGAGTTTGTCCGGGGGCGTATTGTTGAAAAGAAAGAAATGAAGCAAGCCGAGTATTTAATTCTGAAATTCCTGACCCGATTGTTTGTGACGACGATGGCCTATGCGCAGGGGGATGAGTTGACGCCAGAAATGGATTCGTACGTCGACGATATCCGTAAGCGTCGCCCTGATCTGGCTTATTTCACACTCGCGCAAATTCTAGAAACGGGGGAGGGAATTCGGCAGCGTACTCAGTTTGCCATCGAAATCCTGTCGGAATCGGAGTCGTTTCAGGATGTGACAGAAAAAGTGCAGGACTACTTCGACGCCGGGGCGGTACTGGTCTGGTACATACTCCCCGTCAGTCGGAAAATCGTGGTGTACACGTCCGCCGATGAATCGAAATCATACAAGGGAGATACAGTTGTTTCGGCGGCACCACTGCTGCCCGATTTTCAGTTTATTGTCTCGGATTTGTTTGCGTAA
- a CDS encoding RNA polymerase sigma factor: MPESRPYPDRHAELVKRCQAGERQAQYDLYKQYAKAMYNVCLRIVNHDAEAEDVLQEAFIDAFSHIQSFRGQSTFGAWLKQIVVNRAVNHLRSRRLQLVDLDSQRVGDDEGRDWADTEPYDESGVQFEVDRVRQAMQQLPEGYRVVLSLYLFEGYDHEEIGAVLNISETTSRTQYLRGKKRLLALLA, encoded by the coding sequence CTGCCCGAGTCAAGACCATACCCGGACCGCCATGCTGAGCTGGTCAAACGCTGCCAAGCGGGCGAGCGACAGGCGCAGTATGACCTTTACAAACAGTACGCCAAGGCCATGTACAACGTCTGTCTGCGCATCGTCAATCATGATGCCGAGGCCGAAGATGTGTTGCAGGAAGCCTTTATCGACGCGTTTTCGCACATTCAGTCGTTTCGGGGGCAGAGTACATTCGGGGCCTGGCTCAAGCAGATTGTGGTCAACCGGGCGGTCAACCACCTGCGTAGTCGGCGGCTGCAACTGGTCGATTTAGACTCGCAGCGGGTGGGCGACGACGAGGGGCGTGACTGGGCCGACACCGAACCTTACGACGAAAGTGGCGTTCAATTCGAAGTCGATCGGGTGCGGCAGGCGATGCAACAGTTGCCGGAAGGGTATCGCGTTGTGCTGTCGCTGTATCTGTTCGAGGGTTACGACCACGAAGAGATCGGTGCGGTGCTGAATATTAGTGAAACAACCTCCCGGACGCAGTACCTGCGCGGGAAGAAACGATTGCTGGCCTTGCTGGCGTAA
- a CDS encoding DUF4097 family beta strand repeat-containing protein, which translates to MKILYSVLLVALPLLARAEDPWADMVERKKTIIKSYDVSANDVLTVDNQFGQVSVGLWDKPEIRVEIAVMAGASTEAKAQSYLDAVEIEDKRAGNQIAVKTHFGQSSISNWNFNGWRKNGDRNYVKINYTVTMPRRNALSIRNKFGNTSIPTFHAPLTVHSRYGNFSADDLTNNDTDLDIAYGKADIRTVDQAKLEVAYADLELSKANILTLVNKFGKTRIGDVGKLNADIDYSGAQIGTLRESGKIRLSFSGGFRIEQLPKTADNVNIESSYSSVALPIANSGDCDFNVTVSYGNFNYTSSPAMHFSLQPDDSNNRGPKLTKQYVGKVGAGTGTKVKVVSRFGNVSFK; encoded by the coding sequence ATGAAAATCCTGTATAGCGTACTGCTCGTGGCGTTGCCACTGCTGGCACGGGCCGAGGACCCGTGGGCCGACATGGTTGAGCGTAAAAAAACAATCATCAAATCGTACGACGTATCAGCCAACGACGTGCTGACGGTTGATAATCAGTTCGGACAGGTGTCGGTTGGATTGTGGGATAAACCGGAAATCCGTGTTGAGATCGCCGTGATGGCCGGGGCCAGTACAGAGGCCAAAGCGCAGTCGTATCTGGATGCGGTGGAGATTGAAGACAAACGGGCCGGTAACCAGATTGCGGTGAAAACCCACTTTGGCCAGAGTTCAATCTCGAACTGGAATTTCAACGGTTGGCGCAAAAACGGTGATCGTAACTACGTTAAGATCAATTATACCGTTACGATGCCCCGCCGGAATGCGCTGAGTATTCGCAACAAGTTCGGCAACACGAGTATCCCGACGTTTCATGCACCGCTGACGGTACACAGCCGCTACGGCAATTTCTCCGCCGACGACCTGACCAACAACGATACTGATTTAGACATCGCCTACGGGAAAGCCGACATCCGCACCGTCGATCAGGCAAAGCTGGAAGTGGCCTACGCTGACCTGGAGCTTAGCAAAGCCAACATTCTTACTCTCGTCAATAAGTTTGGCAAAACGCGCATCGGTGACGTAGGGAAGTTAAACGCCGACATCGACTATTCGGGTGCGCAGATCGGTACCTTACGCGAATCGGGTAAGATCAGGCTGAGTTTCTCCGGTGGGTTTCGGATTGAGCAATTGCCAAAAACGGCCGATAACGTCAATATTGAATCGTCGTATTCATCGGTGGCGCTGCCCATTGCCAATAGCGGTGACTGTGATTTTAACGTGACAGTCAGCTACGGCAATTTTAACTACACCTCAAGCCCGGCGATGCACTTCTCGCTACAGCCTGATGACAGCAACAATCGTGGGCCTAAACTGACGAAGCAGTATGTCGGCAAGGTCGGGGCCGGAACGGGTACGAAGGTGAAAGTTGTGTCACGCTTCGGCAATGTCAGCTTCAAGTAA
- a CDS encoding cupin domain-containing protein, which yields MNAQEYVQTLQMQSHPEGGYFAETYRSAEMVAGDALPERFGGSRAMSTAIYFLLESHHISALHRIQSDEVWHFYDGGPLDVFVIDPAGELYIIRLGRDLSAGEVFQAVVPAGCWFGSKPAVGTAFSLVGCTVAPGFDFADFELADQEALLAEFPQHAAVIRQLT from the coding sequence ATGAACGCGCAGGAATACGTACAGACGTTGCAGATGCAGAGCCATCCGGAAGGGGGCTATTTTGCCGAAACATACCGGTCGGCGGAGATGGTCGCGGGTGATGCGCTACCGGAACGGTTTGGCGGGTCGCGGGCGATGAGCACCGCCATTTATTTTCTGCTCGAAAGCCACCACATATCGGCCCTGCACCGGATTCAGTCCGACGAGGTGTGGCACTTTTACGACGGTGGCCCACTCGACGTATTTGTGATCGACCCCGCTGGCGAACTGTACATCATCCGGCTCGGGCGCGATCTGTCGGCGGGTGAGGTGTTTCAGGCTGTGGTACCGGCGGGATGCTGGTTTGGGTCGAAACCGGCAGTTGGTACGGCGTTCTCGCTGGTCGGCTGTACCGTCGCGCCCGGCTTCGACTTCGCCGATTTTGAACTCGCCGACCAGGAGGCATTACTTGCCGAGTTTCCGCAGCATGCAGCCGTCATCCGGCAGCTTACTTGA
- the tpiA gene encoding triose-phosphate isomerase: MRKKIVAGNWKMNKTLDEAKALLSEVIHMVQDEVTSDVTVVLCPPSIYLTTARQYIPTEGRIKLGAQNCHEKKEGAYTGEASAHMLSSVGAEYVILGHSERRQYFGETNATLADKVNVVLENGLTPIFCCGESRELRENGDYVGYVKGQLTDSLFHLSAEEFGKVVIAYEPIWAIGTGLTASSGQAQDMHFELRQHIASKYGDEVAQDTTILYGGSANAANAAELFSQPDVDGGLIGGASLKSRDFTTVVKAA; this comes from the coding sequence ATGCGTAAGAAAATTGTTGCCGGTAACTGGAAGATGAACAAGACCCTCGACGAGGCAAAGGCTCTTTTGTCGGAGGTGATCCATATGGTGCAGGACGAAGTAACCAGCGATGTTACCGTTGTGCTGTGTCCGCCGTCGATCTACCTAACCACCGCCCGGCAGTACATCCCTACCGAAGGCCGAATCAAGCTTGGCGCGCAGAACTGCCACGAGAAAAAAGAAGGTGCTTACACCGGTGAAGCCTCGGCGCACATGCTGTCGTCGGTCGGCGCTGAATACGTGATACTGGGCCATAGCGAACGGCGGCAATACTTCGGCGAAACTAACGCGACGCTGGCCGATAAAGTAAACGTCGTGCTGGAGAACGGCCTGACGCCGATTTTCTGCTGCGGTGAATCGCGGGAGCTGCGCGAAAACGGCGATTACGTCGGCTACGTGAAAGGCCAACTGACCGACAGCCTGTTCCACCTGTCGGCGGAAGAGTTTGGCAAGGTTGTGATTGCGTACGAACCCATCTGGGCAATTGGTACGGGCTTGACGGCTTCGTCGGGGCAGGCGCAGGATATGCACTTTGAACTCCGCCAGCACATTGCCAGTAAATACGGCGACGAAGTAGCCCAGGATACAACGATTCTGTACGGCGGCAGTGCCAACGCAGCCAATGCCGCCGAGCTTTTCTCGCAACCCGACGTCGACGGTGGCCTGATCGGTGGTGCGTCGCTCAAATCCCGCGACTTTACGACTGTTGTAAAAGCGGCTTAA
- a CDS encoding aspartyl protease family protein has product MKTLGLVIGLLCCGLATRASDPRMPDRDRYGFFLSQNRKWTRIPFQLHSNLIIVPVQINGSDTLNFILDTGVGHTIITDPAALTSHAMNKTRRIKLSGAGEGANLMASIAIDNTLSMGALRANHHNIVILDEDILKLSEYVGTPIHGIFGYEVFENFVVNIDFQRREITLMKPDKYRYRKSQGDQLPIIIQDTKVYSDALTVFDGEKSTPLRVVLDTGAGHALLLNHGQDASMLPLPEKVIRAQLGRGLNGVINGSLGRIGKVRFGRYELANILASFPDSVAYRAKLIDMPQRQGNVGCELLRRFNVTFNYRGQYMVMKPVRKMMREQFEHDMSGLELRAKGDQFRSYYVGHVAEGSPAEKAGLHEGDEVLFINKSSAKELTISDIYKLLQGGEGREMSLLVRRSGQVFVAAFALKRMI; this is encoded by the coding sequence ATGAAAACGCTGGGACTTGTCATCGGACTGCTTTGCTGCGGACTGGCCACACGTGCAAGTGACCCTCGCATGCCTGACCGCGACCGCTACGGCTTCTTCTTAAGCCAGAACCGTAAATGGACGCGGATACCATTTCAGTTACACTCCAATCTGATTATCGTTCCGGTACAGATTAACGGCTCTGACACGCTCAACTTCATTCTCGATACGGGCGTTGGACACACCATCATTACCGACCCGGCTGCGCTGACGAGCCACGCAATGAACAAAACCCGGCGGATTAAACTAAGCGGGGCGGGGGAGGGCGCAAACCTGATGGCTAGTATCGCCATCGACAACACGCTCAGCATGGGTGCGCTTCGGGCCAATCACCACAACATTGTGATACTCGACGAAGACATTCTGAAATTGTCTGAGTACGTCGGCACGCCCATACACGGCATTTTTGGCTACGAAGTGTTCGAAAATTTCGTCGTTAACATCGACTTTCAACGGCGGGAGATCACGCTGATGAAGCCCGACAAATACCGCTATCGGAAGAGTCAGGGCGATCAGTTGCCGATTATTATTCAGGACACAAAAGTGTACAGCGATGCGCTGACTGTTTTCGATGGTGAGAAATCAACTCCGCTGCGGGTGGTGCTGGATACCGGCGCTGGACACGCGCTGTTGCTCAATCATGGGCAGGATGCGTCGATGTTGCCGTTGCCGGAGAAGGTGATCCGGGCGCAGCTGGGGCGGGGTCTGAATGGGGTTATCAACGGCAGCCTGGGACGCATCGGCAAAGTGCGGTTCGGGCGTTACGAACTGGCAAATATCCTGGCGTCGTTTCCCGACAGTGTCGCCTACCGGGCCAAACTAATCGACATGCCGCAGCGGCAGGGCAATGTGGGCTGCGAGTTGCTGCGCCGGTTCAACGTCACGTTCAACTACCGGGGGCAATACATGGTCATGAAGCCGGTTCGGAAGATGATGCGTGAGCAGTTTGAGCACGACATGAGTGGGCTCGAATTACGCGCCAAAGGCGATCAGTTTCGCAGTTATTACGTCGGTCATGTTGCCGAAGGATCGCCTGCCGAAAAAGCCGGTCTGCACGAAGGCGACGAAGTGTTATTTATCAACAAAAGCTCGGCGAAAGAGCTGACGATAAGCGATATATACAAACTACTACAGGGCGGGGAAGGACGGGAGATGTCGTTGCTGGTTCGGCGTAGCGGTCAGGTTTTTGTTGCCGCCTTCGCCCTGAAGCGAATGATCTGA
- a CDS encoding sensor histidine kinase, translating into MSLSPRVIAFLLACMISVVPVIFLTFVDDVTNSMLFVVGLSSFAISFFLVLYAIELLVYREVDKMYKTIRQLKIRDFSLSRKAVIRDDNPFKKLNAEFFVYVTKKQKEIDELKRLEQFRREFLADVSHELKTPIFAAQGFIHTLIDGAVDDERVRDKFLSKAAKSLDGLDALVKDLLALSQLETGEIKMNFERVDIRSITQEIFEQLEEIAEAKHTQLRLRTSLPGPIWVKADDQRIRQVMTNLIENAVKYGNENGRVLVSLEEDKKHIIMSVRDDGPGIPPEHLSRIFERFYRVEKSRSKDRGGTGLGLAIVKHILSAHKAKITVMSKVDKGTTFRFKLDKMD; encoded by the coding sequence ATGTCTCTCAGTCCCCGCGTTATTGCTTTTTTGCTGGCCTGCATGATTTCGGTCGTGCCGGTCATCTTTCTGACATTTGTCGACGACGTAACCAATAGTATGCTGTTTGTGGTGGGGCTTTCCAGCTTCGCCATTTCTTTTTTTCTGGTGCTGTACGCTATCGAACTGCTCGTGTATCGCGAGGTCGATAAGATGTACAAAACCATCCGACAACTGAAAATTCGGGACTTCAGCTTATCGCGAAAAGCCGTTATCCGCGACGATAATCCGTTCAAGAAGCTGAACGCTGAGTTCTTTGTCTACGTCACCAAAAAGCAGAAAGAGATCGACGAACTGAAACGGCTTGAGCAGTTCAGACGCGAATTTCTGGCCGACGTGTCGCACGAACTGAAAACGCCCATTTTTGCCGCACAAGGCTTTATCCACACGCTAATCGACGGGGCAGTCGACGACGAACGGGTTCGCGATAAATTTTTGTCGAAAGCCGCGAAAAGCCTCGACGGACTCGATGCGCTGGTGAAGGATCTGCTGGCACTTTCGCAACTGGAAACGGGCGAAATCAAGATGAATTTCGAGCGGGTCGATATACGGTCGATAACGCAGGAAATCTTCGAACAGCTGGAGGAGATTGCCGAAGCAAAACACACACAGTTGCGACTGCGCACATCGCTCCCCGGCCCCATTTGGGTAAAAGCTGACGATCAGCGAATTCGACAGGTGATGACCAACCTGATCGAAAATGCGGTGAAATACGGCAACGAGAATGGGCGGGTGCTGGTCAGTCTGGAAGAAGACAAAAAGCACATTATTATGTCGGTGCGTGACGATGGTCCCGGTATTCCGCCCGAACACCTGAGCCGGATTTTCGAGCGCTTTTATCGGGTTGAGAAGAGCCGTTCCAAAGACCGGGGCGGTACGGGGCTGGGCCTTGCCATTGTGAAGCACATCCTGAGCGCCCACAAAGCCAAAATCACGGTGATGAGCAAAGTCGATAAAGGCACCACCTTCCGCTTCAAGCTGGATAAGATGGACTAA
- a CDS encoding response regulator transcription factor gives MSAGKTAQPLHRILVVDDDADIVEMLEYNLTKEGYDVRTATDGRKALDVARTYLPELVVLDIMMPHLDGIEAGRQLREIPELRQTYILYLTARSEEYSEVAAFDVGADDYITKPIKPRALMSRINALFRREAQKADPGEQIIIADLSINRKNYSVSQGDKSIILPKKEFELLFFLAQHPNKVFSREELLQKIWGADIYVLERTVDVHIRKLREKIGDTHIRTLKGVGYMFTDQNE, from the coding sequence ATGAGTGCTGGCAAAACTGCCCAACCACTTCATCGTATTCTGGTCGTTGACGACGATGCCGATATCGTCGAGATGCTGGAGTACAATCTGACTAAAGAAGGTTACGATGTACGCACCGCTACCGACGGGCGCAAAGCGCTCGATGTAGCCCGCACCTATCTACCTGAGCTTGTCGTGCTCGACATTATGATGCCGCATCTGGACGGTATCGAAGCCGGACGGCAGCTGCGCGAAATTCCGGAACTACGCCAAACCTATATTCTGTACTTGACAGCCCGTTCGGAGGAGTATTCTGAAGTAGCTGCTTTCGACGTAGGGGCCGACGATTATATCACGAAGCCCATCAAGCCCCGGGCGCTGATGAGCCGTATCAACGCGCTGTTCCGCCGGGAAGCGCAAAAGGCCGATCCGGGTGAGCAGATCATAATTGCCGACCTGTCGATCAACCGGAAAAACTACTCGGTCAGTCAGGGCGATAAATCGATCATTCTCCCCAAGAAAGAGTTTGAACTGCTATTTTTCCTGGCGCAGCACCCCAACAAGGTGTTCAGCCGCGAAGAATTACTACAAAAAATCTGGGGGGCCGACATCTACGTGCTCGAACGCACGGTCGACGTTCACATCCGTAAACTCCGCGAGAAAATCGGCGACACCCATATCCGCACGCTAAAGGGCGTCGGCTACATGTTCACCGACCAAAACGAGTAA
- a CDS encoding AI-2E family transporter, with amino-acid sequence MNNRSQNVDLPYYAKLCSILISMVIIIYGLHALEGILIPLVFAILFSVLLFPLVERLEKWGVPRVLSIVLCLILALAVVLGLAYVVSIQIRGFAEVVPKFVERSTVYIDKLRTFADERFNIDRRQQGAEVQKYLNKAMAEGGTIVTSTLLATTSTLTNVFLVLLFGFFFLLYRDFFRSFFYKAFEDTRKSKIDAVMEGIYTVVKDYLAGLVLVILIIGTLMTVGLFILGIDYAVFFGFFGACLVLIPYFGISLGSLLPAAYALVTDDNPLKAVAVIGLFLFVQMLEGNFITPYIVGSKVSINPLAAIIVLLLWENVWGLPGLILALPMTAIIKVIFDAVDELKPYGFLIGEAEKPRPPIKNLQQLADQLPKRAKKIGEVQEKG; translated from the coding sequence ATGAACAACCGATCACAAAACGTTGATCTCCCGTATTACGCCAAACTGTGCAGCATCCTTATCTCGATGGTTATCATCATCTACGGATTGCATGCACTCGAAGGCATCCTGATTCCGCTCGTTTTCGCTATCCTGTTTTCGGTGCTGTTGTTTCCGCTTGTGGAACGACTCGAAAAATGGGGCGTACCGCGTGTACTGTCGATTGTTCTGTGCCTGATTCTGGCCCTCGCCGTAGTGCTGGGCCTTGCTTATGTTGTCTCGATTCAGATACGAGGTTTCGCCGAAGTCGTTCCGAAATTCGTTGAACGCAGTACCGTTTACATCGATAAGCTACGAACGTTTGCCGATGAGCGGTTCAACATCGACCGCCGGCAGCAGGGCGCGGAAGTGCAGAAGTACCTGAACAAAGCGATGGCCGAGGGCGGTACCATTGTCACATCGACACTGTTGGCCACGACCAGTACGCTCACCAACGTATTTCTGGTATTGCTGTTTGGCTTCTTTTTCCTGCTGTATCGTGACTTCTTCCGGTCGTTCTTCTACAAAGCATTTGAGGATACCCGTAAATCGAAGATCGACGCGGTGATGGAAGGTATTTATACGGTCGTGAAAGATTACCTGGCCGGGCTGGTGCTGGTTATCCTCATCATCGGCACCCTGATGACGGTCGGCCTGTTCATTCTCGGGATCGATTACGCCGTGTTTTTCGGCTTCTTCGGTGCCTGTCTGGTACTCATTCCTTACTTCGGTATTTCGCTGGGGTCGCTGCTGCCGGCGGCCTACGCCCTGGTTACAGACGATAATCCGCTGAAAGCCGTAGCCGTAATCGGGCTGTTTCTGTTTGTGCAGATGCTGGAGGGTAACTTCATAACCCCCTACATTGTCGGCTCGAAAGTTAGTATCAACCCATTGGCCGCCATCATCGTACTGTTGCTCTGGGAAAATGTGTGGGGGCTACCCGGCCTGATTTTGGCACTGCCAATGACCGCAATTATCAAGGTGATTTTCGACGCTGTCGATGAACTCAAGCCGTATGGGTTCCTGATTGGTGAAGCCGAAAAACCGCGTCCACCTATCAAAAATCTGCAACAATTGGCCGATCAGCTACCAAAACGAGCCAAAAAAATCGGTGAGGTGCAGGAGAAGGGATAA
- a CDS encoding LON peptidase substrate-binding domain-containing protein, whose protein sequence is MEKTLALFPLNLVVYPGEDLNLHIFEPRYQQLVNECIDEERTFGIPCFINNKLPGYGTEMHVTTLHKRYPDGRMDIKSKGVGVFKLVNFENPVAGKLYAGGDVELVTPGDGYSAHTKALTERLDHLYDLLQIEVDFDASDENLSYKVAHKVGLSIDQEYDVLQLDSEAERQLFLIQHLNKVLPVVSDMERTKQRIRMNGHFKNLDPLNF, encoded by the coding sequence ATGGAGAAAACGTTGGCCCTCTTCCCGCTAAACCTGGTTGTTTACCCCGGCGAAGATCTGAATCTGCACATTTTTGAGCCGCGCTATCAGCAACTTGTCAATGAATGTATCGACGAGGAGCGCACCTTTGGTATCCCTTGTTTCATCAATAACAAGCTCCCCGGCTATGGTACGGAGATGCACGTGACGACGCTGCATAAGCGCTACCCCGATGGGCGAATGGATATCAAATCGAAGGGCGTTGGCGTATTTAAACTGGTCAATTTCGAGAATCCGGTGGCGGGCAAGCTGTACGCGGGTGGCGATGTTGAGCTGGTAACACCGGGCGACGGCTACAGCGCCCATACCAAAGCACTTACCGAGCGGCTCGACCACCTGTACGACCTGCTACAGATCGAGGTAGACTTTGACGCCAGCGATGAGAATTTATCCTACAAAGTAGCGCACAAGGTTGGCTTGTCCATCGATCAGGAATACGACGTGTTACAGCTTGACTCGGAAGCGGAGCGACAACTGTTCCTGATCCAGCACCTCAATAAGGTGTTACCCGTCGTATCGGACATGGAGCGCACCAAACAGCGCATTCGTATGAATGGCCACTTCAAAAACCTTGATCCACTTAATTTTTAG